In Methanococcoides sp. LMO-2, a single window of DNA contains:
- a CDS encoding triphosphoribosyl-dephospho-CoA synthase — protein sequence MNSDYCGQVSDEACCSYSSAASYIARCAQLAMVLEVSSSPKPGNIDRHHDYDDTRYEHFLASAISVSPVIENAARGCASIGESLKNAVYQSNCWQSGGNTHFGAFLLLIPLSMAAGQLLDNGGEFDVDRLVSRAHDIVRAADTEDALDFYRSFSSAGVRVNDVDEFDLQDEGSLASLKEDGVTLYDLMGISQDYDQIANEWVSGFKNCAYCAQTIIRLMTASEGEDRIDDINHVIVYTFLKLLSENPDTFIRTKTNIETAENVSVQAKYIISKIENNGYDLNAFRGDIEDFDEKLLEKKLNPGSTADIIIAGIFIALLGGLRF from the coding sequence ATGAATTCTGATTACTGCGGGCAGGTATCTGATGAAGCTTGCTGCAGCTACAGTTCTGCAGCATCATACATCGCACGCTGTGCCCAGCTTGCAATGGTCCTGGAGGTCTCATCATCCCCGAAACCGGGAAATATAGACCGTCATCATGACTATGATGACACCAGGTATGAGCATTTTCTTGCATCGGCTATCAGCGTCTCTCCTGTAATTGAGAATGCCGCCCGTGGGTGTGCATCTATTGGTGAGAGCCTTAAAAATGCCGTTTACCAGAGCAATTGCTGGCAGAGCGGTGGTAACACCCACTTTGGGGCATTCCTTCTGCTTATACCGCTTTCCATGGCCGCAGGTCAACTTCTGGACAATGGCGGGGAATTTGATGTTGACCGGCTTGTGAGCCGTGCCCATGACATCGTCCGGGCAGCAGATACTGAAGATGCCCTGGACTTTTACCGCTCCTTCAGTTCAGCAGGAGTTCGTGTGAACGATGTTGATGAGTTCGACCTTCAGGATGAAGGCTCCCTTGCTTCATTAAAAGAAGATGGCGTGACCTTATATGACCTGATGGGGATCTCGCAGGATTATGACCAGATCGCCAATGAGTGGGTTAGTGGTTTTAAGAACTGTGCATATTGTGCACAGACAATAATTCGCCTGATGACGGCTTCCGAAGGTGAGGATAGAATTGATGACATCAATCATGTGATCGTTTATACATTTTTGAAATTGCTTTCGGAAAACCCTGATACGTTCATCAGGACAAAGACTAATATAGAAACAGCGGAAAATGTTTCTGTGCAGGCAAAGTATATTATTTCAAAAATAGAAAATAACGGTTATGATCTCAACGCGTTCCGGGGAGACATTGAAGATTTCGATGAGAAATTGCTGGAAAAGAAATTGAATCCGGGATCGACAGCTGATATCATCATAGCAGGCATTTTCATAGCATTGCTTGGGGGTTTGAGATTTTAA
- a CDS encoding methanogenesis marker 9 domain-containing protein yields the protein MSDELFDLQVGYVKFSNPIALAPMAGITNSEFANTHAKNAGLAVIGGYNLDSETNAAASKLVEKGRDEFITDSPLEFLENEVKAVNINGAVAFNVRSTTLEPLLKAAEIIKDAGYILELDAHCRQEEMVSIGVGEALMKDMPRLADWISKIKETGVVLSVKVRANVVDDIALVRAVENAGADILHLDAMKEGAGADLSAILRVRDSSRLFLIGNNSILDFYDAKEMFSRGADMVSVSRGALQDPHLIDDLVEEITLLQEQIGWYNSPKHVCRGEGDLRGLAFCCLPVKPCAVHNKAGQLGYSPKEFANIKMEFAKGTPLEFGDSTCFGSLVWCCKISKPCYLRDGVLDLLDLSASDYMKLKKDLATYILDNAKKPVNEF from the coding sequence GTGAGTGATGAACTTTTTGATCTGCAGGTCGGTTATGTCAAATTCAGTAACCCCATAGCCCTTGCACCAATGGCTGGTATTACCAATAGTGAGTTTGCGAACACCCATGCAAAGAATGCCGGTCTTGCTGTGATCGGTGGCTATAATCTGGACAGTGAGACGAATGCAGCCGCTTCCAAACTTGTTGAGAAAGGCCGGGATGAGTTCATAACAGATTCTCCGCTGGAATTCCTTGAAAATGAGGTGAAGGCTGTCAATATTAATGGTGCTGTGGCTTTCAATGTCAGGAGCACGACCCTTGAACCATTGCTCAAAGCCGCTGAGATCATAAAAGATGCCGGTTATATTCTTGAGCTGGATGCTCACTGCAGGCAGGAAGAAATGGTCTCTATCGGTGTTGGCGAAGCACTAATGAAGGATATGCCAAGACTTGCGGACTGGATTTCTAAGATAAAAGAGACCGGTGTCGTCCTTTCCGTAAAGGTAAGGGCAAACGTTGTTGATGATATCGCCCTTGTAAGGGCCGTGGAAAATGCAGGTGCGGACATTCTTCACCTTGATGCTATGAAGGAAGGTGCAGGCGCGGACCTGAGTGCGATACTGCGTGTACGTGATTCTTCCAGGCTTTTCCTTATTGGGAATAATTCTATTCTTGATTTCTATGATGCCAAAGAGATGTTCTCAAGAGGCGCTGACATGGTCTCTGTCTCAAGAGGCGCTCTTCAGGATCCGCATCTGATCGACGATCTTGTCGAGGAAATAACCTTGCTTCAGGAACAGATCGGCTGGTATAATTCACCCAAACACGTCTGTCGCGGCGAGGGAGACCTTCGGGGACTTGCATTCTGCTGTCTTCCGGTCAAACCCTGTGCTGTGCACAACAAGGCAGGACAGCTTGGCTACAGCCCCAAGGAGTTTGCTAACATCAAAATGGAGTTTGCAAAGGGAACACCTCTTGAATTCGGAGACAGTACCTGTTTTGGCAGTCTTGTATGGTGTTGTAAGATTTCAAAGCCCTGCTACTTAAGGGACGGTGTCCTCGACCTTCTCGATCTTTCTGCATCAGATTATATGAAACTGAAGAAAGACCTTGCAACTTATATATTAGATAATGCTAAAAAACCTGTGAATGAATTCTGA
- a CDS encoding carbon-nitrogen family hydrolase, with the protein MNKIKAAAIQMDISQCNKNENISKALMLSEKAISQGANLIVLPEVFSTGFCYEDLENAGESEPFPTIERLKEFSKKNSCVMIGSIIEKKEQEDTTIFTNLGFCIEKGELAGTYTKTHPFGREKGYFTAGNDIQPIYLKSYDLTVGLEICYEMRFPEIARKLVIAGSDILVTIAEFPNPREYQWRSLATARAVENQIYHIACNRTGSDPDSTFFGATMILDPLGNVLADSKDKECYIIHEIDTEIMEKTRKAIPVFDDRRPDLY; encoded by the coding sequence GTGAATAAGATCAAAGCTGCAGCCATCCAGATGGACATCTCACAGTGCAATAAAAATGAAAACATCAGCAAAGCGCTCATGCTTTCAGAGAAGGCTATCTCACAAGGTGCAAACCTCATCGTCCTCCCGGAAGTATTCTCTACCGGCTTCTGCTATGAGGATCTGGAAAATGCAGGCGAGTCTGAACCATTCCCTACGATCGAAAGGCTGAAAGAGTTCTCAAAAAAGAACTCATGTGTCATGATAGGTTCAATAATCGAAAAAAAAGAACAGGAAGACACAACCATATTCACAAATCTTGGGTTCTGCATCGAAAAGGGTGAACTTGCTGGAACCTATACCAAAACACATCCATTCGGAAGGGAAAAGGGGTATTTCACAGCCGGAAACGATATCCAACCTATATACCTGAAGAGCTATGACCTTACCGTCGGCCTGGAGATCTGCTATGAGATGCGTTTCCCCGAAATAGCAAGAAAACTGGTGATCGCAGGATCCGATATCCTCGTGACCATTGCCGAATTCCCGAATCCGAGGGAATACCAGTGGCGATCCCTTGCCACAGCACGTGCTGTTGAGAACCAGATATACCATATCGCCTGCAACAGGACAGGTTCTGATCCGGATTCCACATTCTTCGGGGCTACAATGATACTTGACCCTCTTGGAAACGTCCTTGCAGATTCAAAAGATAAAGAATGTTACATCATCCATGAGATCGATACGGAAATAATGGAAAAAACAAGAAAAGCGATCCCTGTATTCGATGATAGGAGACCTGACCTTTACTAA
- a CDS encoding methanogenesis marker 12 protein, whose protein sequence is MFIGVDHGTNAMRFAGIDKDGVRTFELPRSEVATMSGEEILGSFTSGLGVDISDIELAAVTYSMGDGITAIEDLRNVKSRGVVSIEGVGKKTGAGTLVFDAIKDSVIPAVLIPGIHSKSNTDPRLNVFSHSTSPEKIGIAYNARCKGVDNLVVSDISSNTVTVGVCGGKLTGAIDACIFAPGTQHGPLDLEAIRDVDAGKYSANEAFMNAGVLSRSPYSSVNELLKALDDGEDEAVLAMERISLFAAMEIAAMQVLMEDLGSHGKVFLAGSMGEHEFVVERIGKHLSVMPEVLGKWSAAIGCAEIARDIAGGANHILGLEVHFES, encoded by the coding sequence ATGTTCATCGGGGTTGATCACGGTACAAATGCGATGCGTTTTGCCGGGATCGATAAGGATGGTGTAAGGACATTCGAGCTGCCACGTTCAGAAGTGGCTACCATGTCAGGAGAGGAGATCCTCGGATCATTTACATCCGGTCTTGGAGTTGATATCTCCGATATCGAACTTGCTGCTGTCACCTATTCCATGGGCGATGGTATAACTGCCATTGAGGATCTCAGGAATGTCAAATCCCGCGGAGTCGTAAGCATTGAAGGTGTCGGGAAGAAGACCGGTGCAGGTACTCTTGTCTTTGATGCGATCAAAGACTCGGTCATACCTGCTGTGCTGATCCCGGGAATCCATTCGAAGAGCAATACTGACCCCCGATTGAACGTTTTCTCACATTCGACCAGTCCTGAAAAGATCGGGATCGCATACAATGCCAGATGCAAAGGTGTGGACAACCTTGTGGTCTCCGATATTAGTTCCAATACAGTGACAGTTGGTGTTTGTGGAGGCAAGCTTACAGGTGCCATAGATGCATGCATATTTGCTCCCGGTACCCAGCACGGTCCTCTTGACCTTGAGGCTATCAGGGATGTCGATGCAGGCAAATACAGTGCCAATGAGGCCTTCATGAATGCCGGGGTATTGAGCCGCAGTCCTTATTCCAGTGTGAATGAGCTTCTCAAAGCATTGGATGATGGTGAGGATGAAGCTGTGCTTGCAATGGAACGCATCTCACTCTTTGCGGCCATGGAGATCGCCGCAATGCAGGTTCTCATGGAAGACCTCGGATCGCATGGTAAAGTATTCCTTGCCGGTTCCATGGGTGAGCATGAGTTCGTCGTGGAGCGTATAGGAAAGCATCTGAGTGTTATGCCGGAGGTGCTTGGTAAATGGAGTGCTGCAATAGGTTGTGCAGAGATCGCCCGTGACATCGCCGGCGGTGCTAATCATATCCTTGGACTTGAGGTCCATTTTGAATCCTGA
- a CDS encoding DUF2103 domain-containing protein, giving the protein MEDNSIKNWESVLKDKVHGAHTTVIGERQGKKVLGIIGQHEEVKSIIPSVITVKGKSSPGGNLVAKVLRPDERGNLRMLISHGTSSQEIRIVTTVATHDEGERVMEELNAMLFDI; this is encoded by the coding sequence ATGGAAGATAATTCGATTAAAAATTGGGAATCGGTTTTAAAAGACAAAGTTCACGGTGCTCACACCACTGTTATTGGTGAACGCCAGGGAAAGAAGGTTCTTGGTATCATAGGTCAGCATGAAGAGGTCAAGAGCATTATTCCATCCGTCATAACCGTTAAAGGGAAGAGTTCCCCGGGTGGGAACCTTGTTGCAAAGGTTCTGCGTCCTGATGAGAGAGGCAACCTTCGAATGCTTATTTCTCATGGAACCTCATCACAGGAAATAAGGATCGTTACAACCGTTGCCACTCACGATGAAGGTGAGCGTGTAATGGAAGAACTTAACGCTATGCTTTTTGATATCTAA
- a CDS encoding ACT domain-containing protein, whose protein sequence is MEEKMIKQISLFAENKPGRLANIAEKFKEAGINIRAFTIAEAGDFGIIRMVVDEPDMAHKVLHDAGFTVSETNVLGVEMEDIPGQLAMIADVLSEKNINIDYAYAFVTKTEKAFLIVRVNDIRGAVKALDGASVRLLDMSDVHNI, encoded by the coding sequence ATAGAAGAGAAAATGATCAAACAGATCTCATTATTTGCAGAGAACAAGCCGGGAAGGCTTGCAAACATTGCTGAGAAGTTCAAGGAAGCCGGCATTAACATTCGTGCATTTACCATTGCAGAGGCCGGAGACTTCGGAATAATCAGGATGGTTGTGGATGAACCGGATATGGCTCACAAAGTACTCCATGATGCAGGATTCACTGTATCGGAGACCAATGTCCTTGGTGTGGAGATGGAGGATATTCCGGGGCAGCTTGCAATGATCGCAGATGTTCTCAGTGAAAAGAACATCAATATCGATTATGCTTATGCATTTGTCACAAAGACCGAGAAGGCTTTCCTTATCGTACGTGTGAATGACATCAGGGGTGCTGTAAAGGCCCTTGATGGTGCAAGCGTTCGTTTGCTCGACATGAGTGACGTACACAACATTTAA
- a CDS encoding phenylacetate--CoA ligase — protein sequence MIEYWNPQIERMPVDELKKVQEQKLCQLVKYVYEHSPFYRKRFDEAGVKPEDIKTLDDVTKLPFTFKQDLRDTYPTGMFCVPNNKLVRFHVSSGTTGKPTVVGYTDNDIKAWSTSLARALTSIGVGRDDVMQIGYGYGLFTGGLGMHYGAEEAGCTVLPTSSGNTERQIELMQDLGSSVIACTPSYLLFMIEAAREAGISFQDDTKLRVGVLGAEPWSEEMRKRIEDSTGIKAYDIFGTSELSGPLFTECQYQKGIHIWADQFLVEVINPETGEPVPNGERGELVITTLVKEALPLIRYRIGDITVLNWDECECGRTHPRIMRVLGRADDMLIVRGINVFPGQVESVLMKIPEVGEHFMIIVDRINELDVMKVQIEMNEAAFSDKINDLMDLEKKVGGALKSVLNIAVKVELVEHGSLPRSMGKAKKVIDNRKI from the coding sequence ATGATAGAATACTGGAATCCACAGATCGAGAGAATGCCTGTCGACGAGTTAAAAAAAGTACAGGAACAGAAATTATGCCAGCTCGTGAAATATGTTTATGAGCATTCTCCTTTTTACAGGAAGAGGTTCGATGAAGCAGGTGTAAAACCCGAGGACATAAAGACACTGGATGATGTTACAAAGCTTCCGTTCACATTCAAGCAGGACCTTAGGGACACCTACCCGACAGGTATGTTCTGTGTTCCCAACAACAAGCTTGTACGATTCCACGTTTCATCCGGAACTACCGGTAAGCCAACAGTTGTCGGTTACACTGATAATGATATCAAAGCATGGTCTACTTCCCTTGCACGTGCACTGACATCCATTGGTGTCGGAAGGGACGATGTCATGCAGATAGGTTATGGCTACGGTCTTTTCACAGGTGGTCTTGGTATGCACTATGGTGCTGAGGAAGCAGGCTGTACTGTTCTTCCAACAAGCTCCGGTAATACTGAAAGGCAGATCGAGCTTATGCAGGACCTTGGCTCCAGTGTGATCGCATGCACTCCTTCCTACCTTCTGTTCATGATCGAGGCAGCAAGGGAGGCAGGTATCAGCTTTCAGGATGACACAAAACTTCGTGTGGGTGTACTTGGTGCTGAGCCATGGTCAGAGGAGATGCGTAAGAGGATCGAGGATTCCACAGGTATCAAAGCATACGATATTTTCGGAACATCCGAACTTAGCGGCCCCCTCTTTACTGAATGCCAGTACCAGAAAGGTATCCACATATGGGCAGACCAGTTCCTTGTGGAGGTCATCAACCCTGAGACCGGTGAACCTGTGCCGAACGGAGAACGTGGTGAGCTTGTGATCACAACACTTGTGAAAGAAGCATTGCCACTTATCAGATACAGGATCGGGGACATAACCGTACTTAACTGGGACGAATGTGAATGTGGACGTACACACCCACGTATTATGCGTGTGCTCGGACGTGCTGATGACATGCTTATCGTTCGTGGAATCAATGTATTCCCCGGACAGGTCGAATCAGTCCTTATGAAGATCCCTGAGGTAGGTGAGCACTTCATGATCATCGTTGACAGGATCAACGAACTTGACGTCATGAAGGTGCAGATCGAAATGAATGAGGCTGCTTTCAGTGACAAGATCAATGATCTCATGGACCTTGAGAAAAAGGTGGGTGGAGCCCTTAAGAGCGTACTGAACATTGCTGTCAAGGTCGAACTTGTTGAACACGGTTCACTTCCACGTTCAATGGGCAAGGCAAAGAAAGTGATCGATAACAGAAAGATATAA
- a CDS encoding DHH family phosphoesterase — MQVDEVGFYNRLLDYHNILYLCHRNADPDAISSAFALSEAIGGTVGLVDGCNRVASLLVDKLEIDVVESPDPKDYDLVVVVDTSTSAQLNDIELSNYCVIDHHATTALTENASFYLHRNATSVAEIVYDVLNCMGAPIMHRMALGLMAGIVTDTGHFKHATSKTFKTFGEIIESSGVEYAEVLDMMASTPQDVSMRIAMLKSASRATIERVGNWLVVTSNVSSFGGSASSMLINIGGDVAFVGTARGESIRVSGRAKRDAVNAGVNLGKIMEEISGHYEGTGGGHAGAAGIDVVADMDTVLFECVESVKQILQGKENPLSL, encoded by the coding sequence ATGCAGGTTGATGAAGTTGGCTTCTACAATCGACTTCTGGATTATCACAATATCTTATATCTATGCCATCGTAATGCCGATCCCGACGCCATAAGCAGTGCATTTGCACTCTCTGAGGCAATCGGGGGTACCGTAGGGCTGGTTGACGGGTGTAACAGGGTTGCATCCCTTCTTGTAGATAAACTGGAGATCGATGTAGTAGAAAGCCCGGATCCGAAAGATTATGATCTGGTAGTCGTAGTAGATACATCTACCAGCGCACAGCTTAATGATATAGAACTTTCCAATTACTGCGTGATAGACCATCATGCAACCACCGCACTTACTGAAAATGCTTCTTTTTATCTTCACCGCAATGCAACGTCGGTGGCAGAGATCGTTTACGATGTCCTGAATTGTATGGGTGCTCCCATTATGCATAGGATGGCACTGGGATTGATGGCAGGCATTGTTACTGATACCGGTCATTTCAAACATGCAACAAGCAAGACCTTCAAGACCTTTGGCGAGATCATCGAGTCAAGTGGTGTGGAGTATGCAGAAGTGCTTGACATGATGGCATCCACTCCACAGGATGTTTCAATGAGGATCGCAATGCTCAAGTCTGCTTCACGTGCAACAATAGAGCGTGTGGGCAACTGGCTGGTTGTGACCTCAAATGTAAGTTCCTTTGGAGGCTCTGCATCGTCCATGCTGATCAATATTGGCGGTGATGTTGCTTTTGTGGGAACTGCCCGGGGTGAAAGCATAAGGGTAAGTGGTCGCGCAAAGCGTGATGCTGTGAATGCGGGTGTTAACCTTGGCAAGATCATGGAAGAGATCAGTGGTCACTATGAAGGTACAGGCGGAGGCCATGCAGGTGCTGCAGGTATTGATGTTGTTGCCGATATGGATACTGTGCTCTTTGAATGCGTCGAGTCTGTAAAACAAATATTGCAAGGAAAGGAAAACCCGTTGAGTTTATAA
- a CDS encoding prefoldin subunit beta, with translation MSSEIPPQVQNQLAQLQQVQQQAQSLAMQKNQMSSMQKEIEMALEELEKLSDDAVVYRAVGDLQIQSNKEETVAKLKERLETLSLRLQSISRQEERISKRFTQLQEQLQQSMGTQGQ, from the coding sequence ATGAGTTCAGAAATACCCCCACAAGTACAGAACCAGCTTGCACAATTGCAGCAGGTTCAGCAGCAGGCGCAGTCTCTTGCAATGCAGAAGAACCAGATGTCTTCCATGCAGAAAGAGATCGAAATGGCGCTTGAAGAGCTTGAAAAGCTTTCCGATGATGCTGTTGTTTACAGGGCTGTAGGAGACCTTCAGATCCAGTCCAACAAGGAAGAGACCGTAGCAAAATTGAAAGAAAGGCTTGAGACACTTTCATTAAGGCTTCAGTCAATCTCCCGCCAGGAAGAGCGCATCTCAAAGCGTTTTACCCAGCTTCAGGAACAACTTCAGCAGTCAATGGGTACACAGGGACAGTAA
- a CDS encoding KEOPS complex subunit Pcc1 → MKLSSESVILMDDPEAVYRSILPELESTVTDRSSVDVEVRDSSLVMRVNSDDIISMRSTLNTWLRLIQIAHDVCVVGRSAFKGA, encoded by the coding sequence TTGAAGCTATCTTCTGAATCGGTCATACTGATGGATGATCCTGAAGCTGTTTACCGGTCTATTCTCCCTGAACTTGAAAGTACCGTGACCGACCGTTCTTCTGTGGATGTGGAGGTAAGGGACTCCTCGCTTGTAATGAGGGTGAATTCAGATGACATCATTTCCATGCGTTCCACGTTAAATACCTGGCTTCGTCTTATACAGATCGCGCACGACGTATGTGTGGTCGGCAGGAGTGCCTTCAAGGGCGCATAA
- a CDS encoding rRNA maturation protein has product MLITSSRKPSVNTRTLCKYLASFFNCKYLTRGKMGLAEVMSYSDDPHVMVVGDYHGSPGSLLFYGEGGDELLSIRLSMFYPEDYKFTNLKSFEPVIMGESEVGNLLAHYFDIYQDDCYGEGKCIKVEGDHLEFFYSGKLLFRLNIKSYRVPGADN; this is encoded by the coding sequence ATGTTAATAACTTCTTCTCGCAAACCTTCTGTCAATACTCGCACTTTGTGCAAGTATTTGGCATCCTTTTTTAATTGTAAATATCTGACCCGGGGAAAAATGGGTCTTGCTGAAGTGATGTCATATTCCGATGATCCTCATGTAATGGTCGTCGGTGATTATCATGGCAGTCCCGGCAGTCTCTTGTTCTACGGTGAGGGTGGAGATGAGCTTTTATCCATTCGTCTGAGCATGTTCTATCCCGAGGACTATAAGTTCACGAATTTAAAGTCCTTTGAACCGGTCATTATGGGTGAATCGGAAGTTGGAAATCTCCTTGCACATTACTTTGATATTTATCAGGATGACTGTTATGGGGAAGGTAAATGTATTAAAGTTGAAGGTGACCATTTGGAGTTCTTCTATTCCGGAAAGTTGCTTTTCAGACTTAATATAAAGAGCTACAGGGTTCCGGGGGCAGACAATTGA
- a CDS encoding DNA-directed RNA polymerase subunit P has product MDYKCTRCKRPVEIDYEYTGIRCPYCGHRILVKERPQASIKTVKVE; this is encoded by the coding sequence ATGGACTACAAGTGTACTCGATGCAAGCGCCCGGTCGAGATCGACTATGAATATACAGGTATCCGCTGTCCTTACTGCGGACACAGGATACTTGTAAAAGAAAGGCCACAGGCATCGATCAAAACAGTAAAAGTCGAGTAA
- a CDS encoding 50S ribosomal protein L37ae, which yields MAKKYSRKGRVSRSAGRFGTRYGRRDRKLVADLEEKMHMPHKCANCARLTVKRVGTGIWKCKKCGYTFAGGTYLPTTTVGSTVMRSVKKATEQVE from the coding sequence ATGGCAAAAAAATACTCAAGGAAAGGACGTGTGTCCCGATCTGCAGGAAGGTTCGGCACACGCTATGGAAGAAGAGACCGTAAGCTGGTTGCGGATCTTGAAGAAAAGATGCACATGCCACACAAGTGTGCAAACTGTGCACGCCTGACTGTAAAGAGAGTTGGGACTGGCATCTGGAAATGTAAAAAGTGTGGATATACCTTTGCAGGTGGCACATACCTTCCAACTACTACAGTAGGTAGTACTGTAATGAGGTCTGTTAAGAAAGCCACTGAACAGGTTGAGTAA
- the rrp42 gene encoding exosome complex protein Rrp42, whose product MRNMSNEAVSRLKKDYIFNLALKGEREDGRAFDEIRDIRLETNVIDKAEGSAMVYMGDTQVLVGVKLQVGTPFPDSADQGVIITSMELNPIASPDFEAGPPRPKAIEMARVVDRGIRESGAIDLNKLCITEGEEVWMVFIDVHVLNDSGNLLDAASLGAISALMTATVPAEREGRGEDMKMPIREMPVSLTFVKVGGEYFIDASNNEESVCDTKVTIVSNQDGSICAMQKSGAGSLSEEKFLKAVEKSCEIGAKIREEFLLNI is encoded by the coding sequence CTCTCAAGGGTGAGCGTGAGGATGGTCGTGCATTTGACGAGATTCGTGATATCAGGCTTGAGACCAACGTTATAGACAAAGCAGAAGGTTCTGCAATGGTATACATGGGTGATACCCAGGTACTTGTAGGTGTAAAGCTTCAGGTCGGCACACCATTCCCGGATTCTGCTGACCAGGGTGTTATCATCACCAGTATGGAACTGAACCCTATTGCTTCCCCTGACTTCGAAGCAGGTCCTCCAAGGCCAAAGGCCATTGAAATGGCACGCGTGGTAGACCGTGGAATCCGTGAATCAGGCGCAATTGATTTAAACAAGTTGTGTATTACGGAAGGAGAAGAGGTCTGGATGGTCTTTATTGACGTCCATGTCCTGAACGACAGCGGAAACCTGCTGGATGCAGCATCACTTGGTGCAATCTCAGCTCTCATGACTGCAACCGTCCCGGCAGAACGCGAAGGCCGTGGAGAGGACATGAAGATGCCTATTCGTGAGATGCCTGTATCACTTACCTTTGTCAAGGTCGGTGGTGAGTACTTCATCGATGCAAGCAACAACGAAGAATCAGTATGTGACACAAAGGTTACTATTGTTTCAAACCAGGATGGTTCGATCTGTGCTATGCAGAAGAGCGGTGCAGGTTCGCTTTCAGAAGAGAAGTTCCTGAAAGCTGTTGAAAAATCATGTGAGATAGGTGCTAAGATAAGGGAGGAATTCCTTCTTAACATCTGA